In Micromonospora sp. WMMD980, the following are encoded in one genomic region:
- a CDS encoding DUF4331 domain-containing protein, which translates to MSSHREAPEIAKDPVADSSDLYAFVSPTRPDTVTLIANYVPVQLPSGGPNFFEFGDDVRYEIHVDNDGDGYPDVTYRFEFTTEITNQNSFLYNTGPIESLDSKNWNRRQFYRLTRVADGREHVLATKLPCPPCNVGPLSTPNYQNLVKQATFRLSTEEKVFAGQRADGFFVDLGGVFDLGTLRPFQQLHVAGKKLFKTEGEPVNALDRLNVHSIAIQVPLAKVRRKASRYGYADRASTIGVWTSASRQQVRVLGDRVSADLATGPFTQVSRLGNPLFNEVVVPMSKKDLWNALPPSEDKRFAGFVERPEFAALLPVLYPGVFPNLDKLNKAKKLRADLVAILLTGVPAGLIDGFANTTGDTQADMLRLNTAIRPSAKPDRFGVLGGDLAGFPNGRRVTDDVVTIALRAIAGLTVPLVDKTFRPDAAAAAVTPGLDAGDVTAPFLADFPFLGTPYDGFNNPPVKKS; encoded by the coding sequence ATGTCCTCTCACCGCGAGGCCCCGGAGATCGCCAAGGATCCGGTCGCCGACAGCTCCGATCTTTACGCGTTCGTCAGTCCGACCCGGCCGGACACGGTCACGCTGATCGCCAACTACGTGCCGGTGCAGCTTCCGTCCGGCGGCCCCAACTTCTTCGAGTTCGGCGACGACGTCCGGTACGAGATCCACGTCGACAACGACGGAGACGGTTACCCGGACGTCACCTATCGTTTCGAATTCACCACCGAGATCACGAATCAGAACAGCTTTCTCTACAACACCGGCCCGATCGAGTCGCTGGACAGCAAGAACTGGAACCGGCGCCAGTTCTACCGGTTGACCCGGGTGGCGGACGGTCGCGAGCACGTGCTGGCGACGAAGCTGCCGTGCCCGCCGTGCAACGTGGGTCCGCTGTCCACGCCGAACTACCAGAACCTGGTGAAGCAGGCGACGTTCAGGCTGTCCACCGAGGAGAAGGTGTTCGCCGGGCAGCGCGCCGACGGCTTCTTCGTGGACCTGGGCGGCGTGTTCGACCTGGGCACGCTGCGGCCGTTCCAGCAGCTGCACGTGGCCGGCAAGAAGCTGTTCAAGACCGAGGGTGAGCCGGTCAACGCGTTGGACCGGCTGAACGTGCACAGCATCGCGATCCAGGTGCCGCTGGCCAAGGTGCGCCGCAAGGCCAGCCGGTACGGCTACGCCGACCGGGCGTCCACGATCGGCGTCTGGACCAGCGCGTCCCGCCAGCAGGTCCGGGTGCTCGGGGACCGGGTGTCGGCGGACCTCGCCACCGGTCCGTTCACCCAGGTGTCGCGGCTCGGCAACCCGTTGTTCAACGAGGTCGTTGTGCCGATGTCCAAGAAGGATCTGTGGAACGCGTTGCCGCCGTCGGAGGACAAGCGGTTCGCCGGGTTCGTCGAGCGGCCCGAGTTCGCCGCCCTGCTGCCGGTGCTCTACCCGGGCGTGTTTCCGAACCTGGACAAGCTGAACAAGGCGAAGAAACTCCGCGCCGACCTGGTGGCGATCCTGCTCACCGGCGTACCGGCCGGACTGATCGACGGCTTCGCCAACACCACCGGCGACACCCAGGCCGACATGCTGCGGCTGAACACCGCGATCCGGCCCAGCGCCAAGCCGGACCGGTTCGGGGTGCTCGGCGGCGACCTGGCCGGTTTCCCCAACGGCCGGCGGGTCACCGACGACGTGGTGACCATCGCGTTGCGGGCGATCGCCGGGCTCACCGTGCCGCTGGTGGACAAGACGTTCAGGCCGGACGCCGCGGCGGCCGCCGTCACGCCGGGCCTGGACGCCGGCGACGTGACCGCGCCGTTCCTCGCCGACTTCCCCTTCCTCGGCACCCCGTACGACGGGTTCAACAACCCGCCGGTGAAGAAGTCCTGA
- a CDS encoding bifunctional FO biosynthesis protein CofGH, giving the protein MVDASVRRALGRAATGRALDTDEAAALLTARGEALDELLHVAGGIRDAGLRDAGRPGVVTYSKKVFVPLTRLCRDRCHYCTFATVPHRLPAAYLERDEVLAIAREGAAQGCKEALFTLGDRPEERWPAARRWLDERGYDSTLDYLRACAVAVLEETGLLPHLNPGVLSWSELQRLKPVAPSMGMMLETTSTRLWSEPGGPHFGSPDKEPAVRLRVLDDAGRVGVPFTTGILIGIGETGVERADALFAIRRAMREYGHLQEVIVQNFRAKPDTAMRGMPDAELHDLAATVAVARVLLGPKARIQAPPNLIAGEYDLLLRAGIDDWGGVSPVTPDHVNPERPWPQLDELAARTAAAGFTLRERLTVYPEYVRAGGPWLDPRLLPHVTALADPVTGLAVEEARPVGRPWQEPEEVFGGRTDLHATIDVTGRTEDRRGDFDSVYGDWSEVANKVRYPAGDPATGGTDGDLRAGLNLAAHDPAALLAPAHEAKALALFGADGPALDELCRLADDARRDAVGDDVTYVVNRNINFTNVCYVGCRFCAFAQRESDADAFRLSLEQVADRAEEAWATGATEVCLQGGIDPKMPVTGYADIVRAIKARVPGLHVHAFSPMEIVTAAAKAGVPVREWLGMLREAGLDTIPGTAAEILDDDVRWVLTKGKLPAAAWVEVVSTAHELGIRSSSTMMYGHVDHPGQWLAHFRVLAGVQDRTGGFTEFVALPFVHTNAPIYLAGIARPGPTWRENRVVHAMARLLLHGRIDNIQCSWVKLGDAGTVEMLRGGCNDLGGTLMEETISRMAGSGNGSARTEEQLRAIAEAAGRPFRKRTTAYGHTAA; this is encoded by the coding sequence ATGGTTGATGCGAGCGTGCGGCGGGCGCTCGGCCGCGCCGCCACCGGCCGGGCACTGGACACGGACGAGGCGGCCGCGCTGCTCACCGCGCGCGGCGAGGCCCTCGACGAGCTACTCCACGTCGCCGGTGGCATCCGCGACGCCGGGCTGCGGGACGCCGGCCGGCCGGGCGTGGTGACGTACTCCAAGAAGGTCTTCGTGCCGCTGACCCGGCTCTGCCGGGACCGCTGCCACTACTGCACGTTCGCCACCGTGCCGCACCGGTTGCCGGCCGCCTACCTGGAACGCGACGAGGTGCTGGCGATCGCCCGCGAGGGCGCCGCGCAGGGCTGCAAGGAGGCGTTGTTCACGCTCGGCGACCGGCCCGAGGAGCGGTGGCCGGCGGCCCGGCGGTGGCTGGACGAGCGCGGGTACGACTCCACGCTCGACTACCTGCGCGCCTGCGCGGTGGCCGTGCTGGAGGAAACCGGCCTGCTGCCGCACCTCAACCCCGGCGTGCTCTCCTGGTCGGAGTTGCAGCGGCTCAAGCCGGTCGCGCCGAGCATGGGCATGATGCTGGAGACCACCTCGACCCGGCTCTGGTCGGAGCCGGGCGGCCCACACTTCGGCTCGCCGGACAAGGAGCCCGCGGTCCGCCTGCGGGTGCTCGACGACGCCGGCCGGGTCGGCGTGCCGTTCACCACGGGCATCCTGATCGGCATCGGCGAGACCGGCGTCGAGCGGGCCGACGCGCTGTTCGCGATCCGCCGGGCCATGCGGGAGTACGGCCACCTCCAGGAGGTGATCGTGCAGAACTTCCGCGCCAAGCCGGACACCGCGATGCGCGGCATGCCGGACGCGGAGCTGCACGACCTGGCCGCGACCGTGGCGGTGGCCCGGGTGCTGCTCGGCCCGAAGGCCCGCATCCAGGCGCCGCCGAACCTGATCGCCGGCGAGTACGACCTGCTGCTGCGTGCCGGCATCGACGACTGGGGCGGCGTCTCGCCGGTGACGCCGGACCACGTCAACCCGGAGCGGCCGTGGCCGCAGCTCGACGAGTTGGCCGCGCGTACCGCCGCTGCCGGGTTCACGCTGCGCGAGCGGCTGACCGTCTACCCGGAGTACGTGCGCGCCGGCGGGCCGTGGCTGGATCCGCGCCTGCTGCCGCACGTGACCGCGCTCGCCGATCCGGTCACCGGCCTGGCGGTCGAGGAGGCCCGCCCGGTGGGCCGGCCCTGGCAGGAGCCGGAGGAGGTCTTCGGCGGTCGCACGGACCTGCACGCCACCATCGACGTCACCGGCCGGACCGAGGACCGGCGGGGCGACTTCGACAGCGTCTACGGCGACTGGTCCGAGGTGGCCAACAAGGTCAGGTATCCGGCCGGCGATCCCGCGACCGGCGGCACGGACGGCGACCTGCGCGCGGGGCTGAACCTGGCGGCGCACGACCCGGCGGCGTTGCTGGCGCCGGCGCACGAGGCGAAGGCGCTGGCCCTGTTCGGCGCGGACGGGCCGGCGCTGGACGAGCTGTGCCGGCTCGCCGACGACGCGCGCCGCGACGCGGTCGGCGACGACGTGACGTACGTGGTCAACCGGAACATCAACTTCACCAACGTCTGCTACGTGGGCTGCCGGTTCTGCGCGTTCGCGCAGCGGGAGAGCGACGCGGACGCGTTCCGGCTGTCCCTGGAGCAGGTCGCCGACCGGGCCGAGGAGGCGTGGGCGACGGGCGCCACCGAGGTCTGCCTCCAGGGCGGCATCGACCCGAAGATGCCGGTGACCGGCTACGCCGACATCGTCCGGGCGATCAAGGCGCGGGTGCCGGGGCTGCACGTGCACGCGTTCTCCCCGATGGAGATCGTCACCGCGGCCGCGAAGGCGGGCGTGCCGGTGCGGGAGTGGCTGGGCATGCTGCGGGAGGCGGGCCTGGACACCATCCCGGGCACCGCCGCCGAGATCCTCGACGACGACGTGCGCTGGGTGCTCACCAAGGGCAAACTGCCGGCCGCCGCCTGGGTCGAGGTGGTCAGCACGGCCCACGAGCTGGGCATCCGGTCCAGCTCCACGATGATGTACGGCCACGTCGACCACCCCGGGCAGTGGTTGGCCCACTTCCGGGTGCTGGCCGGGGTGCAGGACCGCACCGGCGGGTTCACCGAGTTCGTGGCGCTGCCGTTCGTGCACACCAACGCGCCGATCTACCTGGCCGGCATCGCCCGGCCGGGGCCGACCTGGCGGGAGAACCGGGTGGTGCACGCGATGGCCCGCCTGCTGCTGCACGGCCGGATCGACAACATCCAGTGCTCCTGGGTGAAGCTCGGCGACGCCGGCACGGTGGAGATGCTGCGTGGTGGCTGCAACGACCTCGGCGGCACGCTGATGGAGGAGACCATCTCCCGGATGGCCGGGTCGGGCAACGGTTCGGCGCGTACCGAGGAGCAGTTGCGGGCCATCGCCGAGGCGGCCGGGCGACCGTTCCGCAAGCGGACGACCGCGTACGGTCACACCGCCGCCTGA
- the cofD gene encoding 2-phospho-L-lactate transferase, translating into MRIVVLTGGIGGARFLLGVRAYAREVGAEVTAVVNVGDDLLLHGLKVCPDLDSVLYTLGGGADPERGWGRVGETWTVKSELAAYGAEPSWFGLGDKDLATHLVRTTMLNAGYPLSQVTEALAARWQPGVRLLPATDERLETHAVIEDDQGRRAIHFQEWWVRYRADVATHQFVFVGADAAKPAPGVVEAIGAADVVLIAPSNPVVSIAPVLAVPGLRDAVAGGPAPVVGVSPIIGGAPVRGMADRCLAVLGVECSAAGVGGLYGGRSAGGLLDGWLVAPEDAGAVVPDVPVASAPLRMTDEAATAAMVRAALELM; encoded by the coding sequence ATGCGCATCGTGGTACTGACCGGCGGCATCGGGGGCGCCCGCTTCCTGCTCGGCGTCCGGGCGTACGCCCGGGAGGTGGGCGCCGAGGTGACCGCCGTGGTCAACGTCGGCGACGACCTGCTGCTGCACGGCCTGAAGGTCTGCCCCGACCTGGACAGCGTGCTCTACACGCTCGGCGGTGGCGCCGACCCGGAACGTGGCTGGGGTCGGGTCGGCGAGACCTGGACCGTCAAGTCCGAGCTGGCCGCCTACGGGGCCGAGCCGAGCTGGTTCGGGCTGGGCGACAAGGATCTCGCCACCCATCTGGTGCGCACCACGATGCTCAACGCGGGCTATCCGCTGTCGCAGGTCACCGAGGCGCTGGCCGCCCGCTGGCAACCGGGCGTACGCCTGCTGCCGGCCACCGACGAGCGCCTGGAGACCCACGCGGTCATCGAAGACGACCAGGGGCGGCGGGCGATCCACTTCCAGGAGTGGTGGGTGCGGTACCGGGCCGACGTGGCGACGCACCAGTTCGTGTTCGTCGGCGCGGACGCGGCGAAGCCCGCCCCCGGCGTGGTCGAGGCGATCGGGGCGGCGGACGTGGTGCTGATCGCGCCCAGCAACCCGGTGGTCAGCATCGCGCCGGTGCTGGCCGTGCCCGGCCTGCGCGACGCGGTGGCCGGCGGCCCGGCCCCGGTCGTCGGGGTGTCGCCGATCATCGGCGGCGCGCCGGTGCGCGGCATGGCCGACAGGTGTCTGGCCGTGCTCGGCGTCGAGTGCAGCGCGGCGGGGGTGGGCGGCCTCTACGGCGGTCGGTCGGCCGGCGGGCTGCTCGACGGCTGGCTGGTCGCCCCGGAGGACGCGGGGGCCGTGGTGCCGGACGTGCCGGTCGCCTCGGCGCCGCTGCGGATGACCGACGAGGCGGCGACCGCCGCGATGGTGCGTGCCGCGCTGGAGTTGATGTGA
- a CDS encoding coenzyme F420-0:L-glutamate ligase, translating into MRLEILPVRGIGHVTEGDDLAALIAGAAPWLRDGDVLVVTSKIVSKAEGRLVDVPADGPERLAERDRVLATETARVVATRGATRIVQTHHGFVMASAGIDASNVDKTRLVLLPVDPDASARALRAALRDRFGLDVAVIVSDTMGRPWRNGLTDVALGVAGMPAIRDHRGEVDPYGNELQLTQMAVVDELAGAGELIKGKCDQVPVAVVRGYLDATRDDDEGARTLVRDASLDLFSRGTAEARADGLRAAALLADGTGAAPADPAAVDRAIAAVAEVVASGTVFTHVTDREVREGLAASVPDWPATATDLVLGAAPTPVDRADLVRFGADLQRLRTALAAEGVASTLLPPPAGTTASATLAL; encoded by the coding sequence GTGAGGCTGGAGATCCTGCCGGTGCGGGGCATCGGCCACGTGACCGAGGGCGACGACCTGGCGGCGCTGATCGCCGGCGCGGCCCCCTGGCTGCGCGACGGCGACGTGCTGGTGGTCACCAGCAAGATCGTGTCGAAGGCGGAGGGCCGGCTGGTCGACGTGCCGGCGGACGGCCCGGAGCGCCTCGCCGAGCGGGACCGGGTGCTGGCGACGGAGACGGCCCGGGTGGTCGCGACCCGGGGCGCGACCCGGATCGTGCAGACCCACCACGGGTTCGTGATGGCCTCGGCCGGCATCGACGCGTCCAACGTGGACAAGACGCGGCTGGTACTGCTGCCGGTCGACCCGGACGCCTCCGCCCGCGCCCTGCGGGCCGCGCTGCGCGACCGGTTCGGCCTGGACGTCGCGGTCATCGTCAGCGACACCATGGGCCGCCCGTGGCGCAACGGTCTCACCGACGTGGCGCTCGGGGTGGCCGGCATGCCGGCGATCCGCGACCACCGGGGCGAGGTCGATCCCTACGGCAACGAACTCCAGCTCACCCAGATGGCCGTGGTCGACGAGCTGGCCGGCGCCGGCGAGCTGATCAAGGGCAAGTGCGACCAGGTTCCGGTCGCGGTCGTCCGCGGTTATCTCGACGCGACCCGCGACGACGACGAGGGCGCCCGGACGCTGGTCCGGGACGCCTCGCTGGACCTCTTCTCGCGGGGCACCGCCGAGGCGCGCGCCGACGGCCTGCGCGCGGCGGCCCTCCTCGCCGACGGCACCGGCGCGGCGCCGGCCGACCCGGCCGCGGTGGACCGGGCGATCGCCGCGGTCGCCGAGGTGGTCGCCTCCGGCACGGTCTTCACCCACGTGACCGACCGGGAGGTACGCGAGGGGCTCGCCGCCAGCGTGCCCGACTGGCCGGCCACCGCGACCGACCTGGTGCTCGGCGCGGCGCCGACGCCCGTCGACCGGGCGGATCTGGTCCGGTTCGGCGCGGACCTGCAACGCCTGCGCACCGCGCTGGCCGCCGAGGGTGTCGCCTCGACCCTGCTGCCGCCCCCGGCGGGCACCACCGCCAGCGCCACGCTGGCGCTCTGA
- a CDS encoding helix-turn-helix domain-containing protein produces the protein MLKIIFSSEDILRTRVAPAADPLWELVLSLHLLQGRGRDPLLTTWRRGVARGLRTDTGAERYRLLLALNPPRGYFPDFLTPSASREGFEAGLEAVRGTPLGMLRRDLTVLAGETALPPSASALARGEPEVLQDLTETMARYQELAVTPYWARVQAAVEADRSRRARAMLDGGAEGLLASLKPAMRWADGVLEVLDYPDTRELHLDGRGLLLVPSFFCSRTPVALLDPSLPPVLVYPVDRLGGLTPEAGGGRESDAAQREALAALLGRTRAAVLQVADEGCTTGEMARRLHISAAAASQHTAVLRNAGLLVSNRDRNTVLHTLTPLGRAVLDA, from the coding sequence ATGTTGAAGATCATTTTCTCGAGCGAGGACATCCTGCGGACCCGGGTCGCCCCGGCCGCGGACCCGCTCTGGGAGTTGGTCCTCAGTCTGCACCTGCTCCAAGGGCGCGGCCGCGATCCACTGTTGACGACCTGGCGGCGCGGCGTGGCGCGGGGCCTGCGCACCGACACCGGCGCCGAGCGCTACCGACTGCTCCTCGCGCTCAACCCGCCGCGCGGCTACTTCCCGGACTTCCTCACCCCCTCCGCCAGCCGGGAGGGCTTCGAGGCCGGCCTGGAGGCGGTCCGCGGCACCCCGCTCGGCATGCTGCGCCGCGACCTGACCGTGCTCGCCGGGGAGACCGCGCTGCCGCCGTCGGCGAGCGCGCTCGCCCGGGGCGAGCCCGAGGTGCTCCAGGATCTCACCGAAACCATGGCGCGCTACCAGGAGTTGGCGGTGACGCCGTACTGGGCCCGGGTCCAGGCCGCCGTCGAGGCGGACCGGTCCCGTCGTGCCCGGGCCATGCTCGACGGCGGCGCCGAGGGTCTGTTGGCCAGCCTGAAGCCGGCCATGCGCTGGGCCGACGGGGTGCTCGAGGTGCTCGACTACCCGGACACCCGCGAGTTGCACCTGGACGGCCGGGGGCTGCTGCTCGTCCCGTCGTTCTTCTGCTCCCGCACGCCGGTGGCGCTGCTCGACCCGAGCCTGCCCCCGGTGCTGGTCTATCCGGTCGACCGGCTCGGCGGCCTCACCCCGGAGGCCGGCGGTGGCCGGGAGAGCGACGCCGCCCAGCGGGAGGCGCTCGCCGCGCTGCTCGGGCGCACCCGCGCGGCCGTGCTCCAGGTCGCCGACGAGGGCTGCACCACCGGCGAGATGGCCCGTCGGCTGCACATCTCCGCCGCCGCGGCCAGCCAGCACACCGCCGTGCTGCGCAACGCCGGGCTGCTGGTCAGCAACCGCGACCGCAACACGGTGCTGCACACGCTGACGCCGCTGGGCCGCGCGGTCCTCGACGCCTGA
- a CDS encoding NUDIX hydrolase, which translates to MPDTDLATYAHLHADAVAELSRWTATSPAAAANADRTLALLAAGPVAMSRGHRPGHVTASALVLDPTGGRVLLCLHRKLRRWVQLGGHCEPGDRTLAGAALREATEESGIAGLTLDPTPIDVDVHPVACQGGSLHYDVRYAVFAPAGAIERTSDESEALGWFPPDRLPEPLADGTAHLVAPALTALARRADG; encoded by the coding sequence GTGCCCGACACCGATCTCGCCACGTACGCCCACCTGCACGCCGACGCCGTCGCGGAGCTGAGCCGCTGGACGGCGACCAGCCCGGCGGCCGCCGCCAACGCCGACCGCACCCTGGCGCTGCTGGCCGCCGGCCCGGTGGCGATGAGCCGCGGGCACCGGCCCGGGCACGTCACCGCGAGCGCGTTGGTCCTCGACCCGACCGGCGGCCGGGTGCTGCTCTGCCTGCACCGCAAGCTGCGCCGGTGGGTGCAGCTCGGCGGCCACTGCGAGCCGGGCGACCGGACCCTCGCCGGCGCCGCCCTGCGCGAGGCCACCGAGGAGTCCGGGATCGCCGGCCTGACCCTGGACCCGACGCCGATCGACGTCGACGTCCACCCGGTCGCCTGCCAGGGCGGCTCCCTGCACTACGACGTCCGGTACGCGGTCTTCGCCCCGGCCGGGGCGATCGAACGGACCAGCGACGAGTCCGAGGCGCTCGGCTGGTTCCCGCCGGACCGGCTGCCGGAGCCGCTCGCCGACGGCACCGCACACCTGGTGGCGCCGGCACTCACCGCGCTGGCCCGCCGCGCCGACGGCTGA
- a CDS encoding sugar phosphate nucleotidyltransferase has translation MFYAVIPAGGSGTRLWPLSRAGHPKFLHPLTGTPASLLQATVDRLAPLTTPERTLVVTGAAHAAAVARQLAGLPEENVLVEPSPRDSCAAIALAAAVIADRAPDAVMGSFAADHLIGDADRLAAVVREAIRGAERGLLMTVGITPTRPETGYGYLETGDPVDGGPLRPVREFKEKPAAEVAEGYLRSGRHLWNASMFVWRVDVFLTELARQQPALHAGITAIAAAWGTPEQDDVLGTVWPTLPKISVDYAVMEGAATAGRVATVPGDFGWNDVGDFHTLGEVLPADAAGNVVLGGDAKPGVLLHDTTGTVVVPHSGRLVATVGVHDLIVVDTPDAVLVCPRERAQDVKKVVDQLKERGEEGLV, from the coding sequence ATGTTCTACGCCGTCATCCCGGCGGGCGGCAGCGGCACAAGGTTGTGGCCGCTGTCCCGCGCCGGCCATCCCAAGTTCCTCCACCCGCTGACCGGCACCCCCGCCTCGCTGTTGCAGGCCACGGTCGACCGGTTGGCGCCGCTGACCACGCCGGAGCGCACGCTCGTGGTCACCGGAGCCGCGCACGCCGCGGCGGTGGCCCGGCAACTGGCTGGCCTGCCGGAGGAGAACGTGCTGGTGGAGCCCTCCCCACGGGACTCGTGCGCGGCCATCGCGCTGGCCGCCGCGGTGATCGCCGACCGCGCCCCGGACGCGGTGATGGGCTCGTTCGCGGCCGACCACCTGATCGGCGACGCGGACCGCCTGGCCGCTGTGGTGCGGGAGGCGATCCGCGGCGCCGAGCGGGGGCTGCTGATGACGGTCGGCATCACCCCGACCCGGCCGGAGACCGGCTACGGCTATCTGGAGACCGGCGACCCGGTGGACGGCGGGCCGCTGCGACCGGTCCGCGAGTTCAAGGAGAAGCCCGCGGCCGAGGTGGCCGAGGGCTACCTCCGTTCGGGCCGGCACCTGTGGAACGCGAGCATGTTCGTCTGGCGGGTGGACGTCTTCCTGACCGAGCTGGCCCGCCAGCAGCCGGCGTTGCACGCCGGGATCACGGCCATCGCGGCGGCCTGGGGCACCCCGGAGCAGGACGACGTGCTCGGCACGGTGTGGCCGACGCTGCCGAAGATCTCGGTCGACTACGCGGTGATGGAGGGCGCGGCCACCGCCGGCCGGGTGGCGACCGTGCCCGGCGACTTCGGCTGGAACGACGTCGGCGACTTCCACACCCTCGGCGAGGTGCTCCCGGCCGACGCGGCCGGCAACGTGGTGCTCGGCGGGGACGCGAAGCCGGGCGTGCTGCTGCACGACACCACGGGCACCGTGGTGGTGCCGCACTCCGGCCGGCTGGTCGCCACGGTCGGTGTGCACGACCTGATCGTGGTGGACACCCCGGACGCGGTGCTGGTCTGCCCGCGCGAGCGGGCGCAGGACGTGAAGAAGGTCGTGGACCAGCTCAAGGAGCGTGGCGAGGAGGGCCTGGTCTGA
- a CDS encoding glycosyltransferase family 1 protein, giving the protein MTAGRPPRVLIDATSVPADRGGVGRYVDGLLGALGRVCGDGVDLAVVSLRTDLERYTRMLPGAEIIPAPAAVAHRPARLAWEQTGLPLLAQQVGAEVLHSPFYTCPLRAGCPVTVTVHDATFFTEPEHYDKSRRTFFRSAIKTSLRRAARVIVPSKATRDELIRLLDADPTRIDVAYHGVDQAAFHAPGDEEKARVRARLGLGDNSYIAFLGAKEPRKNVPNLIRGWARAVADRPNPPVLVVAGGQGHDDDIDRAVAEVPSHLRLLRPGYLRYADLPGFLGGALVAAYPSYGEGFGLPILEAMACAAPVLTTPRLSLPEVGGDAVAYTSEDPDQIATDLAALLDDEQRRLSLAKAGFDRAKEFTWESSAEVHIAAWRRARS; this is encoded by the coding sequence GTGACCGCCGGTCGCCCGCCCCGCGTTCTCATCGACGCCACGAGTGTCCCCGCCGATCGCGGCGGCGTCGGTAGATACGTCGACGGCCTGCTCGGCGCGCTCGGCCGGGTCTGCGGCGACGGCGTCGACCTGGCCGTGGTGAGCCTGCGCACCGACCTGGAGCGCTACACCCGGATGCTGCCCGGCGCCGAGATCATCCCCGCGCCGGCGGCGGTGGCGCACCGGCCGGCACGGCTCGCCTGGGAGCAGACCGGCCTGCCGCTGCTGGCCCAGCAGGTCGGCGCGGAGGTGCTGCACTCGCCGTTCTACACCTGCCCGCTGCGGGCCGGTTGTCCGGTGACGGTGACCGTGCACGACGCGACGTTCTTCACCGAGCCGGAGCACTACGACAAGTCCCGCCGGACGTTCTTCCGCAGCGCGATCAAGACCTCGCTGCGCCGCGCCGCCCGGGTGATCGTGCCGAGCAAGGCCACCCGCGACGAGCTGATCCGGCTGCTGGACGCCGACCCGACCCGGATCGACGTGGCCTACCACGGCGTCGACCAGGCCGCCTTCCACGCCCCGGGCGACGAGGAGAAGGCGCGGGTCCGGGCCCGCCTGGGGCTGGGCGACAACAGCTACATCGCGTTCCTGGGCGCCAAGGAGCCGCGCAAGAACGTACCCAACCTGATCCGCGGCTGGGCCCGGGCGGTGGCCGACCGGCCCAACCCGCCGGTGCTGGTGGTGGCCGGTGGCCAGGGCCACGACGACGACATCGACCGCGCGGTGGCCGAGGTGCCGTCGCACCTGCGGCTGCTCCGCCCCGGCTACCTGCGCTACGCCGACCTGCCCGGGTTCCTCGGCGGGGCGCTGGTCGCCGCCTACCCGTCCTACGGCGAGGGCTTCGGGCTGCCGATCCTGGAGGCGATGGCCTGCGCGGCGCCGGTGCTCACCACGCCGCGGCTCTCCCTGCCCGAGGTCGGTGGCGACGCCGTGGCCTACACCAGCGAGGACCCGGACCAGATCGCCACCGACCTGGCCGCGCTGCTCGACGACGAGCAGCGGCGGCTCTCCCTCGCCAAGGCGGGCTTCGACCGGGCCAAGGAGTTCACCTGGGAGTCCAGCGCCGAGGTGCACATCGCCGCCTGGCGGCGGGCACGTTCCTGA
- a CDS encoding TIGR03089 family protein encodes MADNIARVFADAIASDPTRPLLTWYDDATGERTELSGATLANWVAKTANLLVDEAGCAPGDPAGVLLPPHWQTAAVLLGCWSAKLTVADAPAPVEVLFTAVDRVDEAGRWPAGERYALALDPFALPMRQVPAGCVDFVSAVRGHGDHFTPYPEPGEGDAALLARAEARAAELGIGPGDRLLVDVTRHPDLVDWLLTPLAAGASVVACAHPDSTRLGSRAETEKTTHTLP; translated from the coding sequence ATGGCCGACAACATTGCCCGGGTGTTCGCCGACGCGATCGCGTCCGACCCCACCCGACCACTGCTGACCTGGTATGACGACGCCACCGGCGAACGCACCGAGCTCTCCGGCGCGACGCTGGCGAACTGGGTGGCGAAGACCGCCAACCTGCTCGTGGACGAGGCCGGCTGCGCACCCGGCGATCCGGCCGGTGTGTTGCTGCCGCCGCACTGGCAGACCGCCGCGGTGCTGCTCGGCTGCTGGTCGGCGAAGCTCACCGTGGCCGACGCCCCGGCTCCGGTGGAGGTGCTGTTCACCGCCGTCGACCGGGTCGACGAGGCGGGCCGGTGGCCGGCCGGCGAGCGGTACGCGCTGGCGCTGGACCCGTTCGCGCTGCCGATGCGTCAGGTGCCCGCCGGGTGCGTCGACTTCGTGAGCGCGGTCCGCGGGCACGGTGACCACTTCACCCCGTACCCCGAGCCTGGTGAGGGCGACGCGGCGCTGCTGGCCCGCGCGGAGGCCCGCGCCGCGGAGCTGGGCATCGGCCCCGGCGACCGCCTCCTGGTCGACGTGACCCGGCACCCCGACCTGGTCGACTGGCTGCTCACCCCACTCGCCGCCGGCGCCAGCGTGGTGGCCTGCGCCCACCCGGACTCGACCCGCCTGGGCTCCCGCGCCGAAACCGAGAAGACCACCCACACCCTCCCCTGA